A window of the Labrus mixtus chromosome 8, fLabMix1.1, whole genome shotgun sequence genome harbors these coding sequences:
- the LOC132978400 gene encoding otolin-1-like, translated as MMLCGSDGAMLLRLQGLLVLSSLCSAMLITDPNYDPGSGMPLTEEEIEEMVSDFDPSSRMMGDPSPWTTDGNMTYGPGRTFHDMDPNSHPSTSDMCDMIMNMPVPPPIDQIPLFCLCSHCKGTMGPKGDTGDRGPPGQPGSPGMRGLMGFKGRPGYTGTQGMKGQKGDYGMKGSPGATGLSGMKGSRGFKGEKGDHGMEGPAGEQGPQGETGTCPASCETVQGPEGQQGPPGPVGARGLPGLKGSVGPKGAMGNKGGMGTPGDPGLSGHKGDQGEQGVCNCTDGEHGSDGSQGEMGPKGEKGDTGAQGVEGPIGPKGDEGMMGHMGPPGPCSPTIQSAFSASINESFPKQNEPVPFPDVFYNLQGNFDPIMGIYTAPINGTYVFSFNLAVYQRTLKVGLFHNYYPVVKSTDSAHQSTVSQTIVLHLTSMDKVWLQVKDGTTNGMYTSYESSSTFSGYLLYPDSCGMPMLRDVGESNKGEKGVYSWKGP; from the exons ATGATGCTGTGCGGCTCGGACGGAGCG ATGTTGCTGAGGCTGCAGGgactcctcgtcctctcctccctctgctcagCGATGCTGATTACAGACCCCAACTACGACCCGGGGTCTGGAATGCCGTTAACAGAGGAGGAGATCGAAGAGATGGTGTCCGACTTTGATCCTTCCTCTCGCATGATGGGGGACCCCTCACCGTGGACCACAGATGGCAACATGACGTACGGCCCCGGCCGGACGTTTCATGATATGGACCCAAATTCCCACCCCAGCACATCAGATATGTGTGACATGATAATGAATATGCCGGTGCCCCCGCCAATCGACCAGATCCCTTTATTCTGCCTCTGTTCGCACTGTAAGGGCACCATGGGGCCAAAAGGAGACACGGGCGACCGAGGCCCCCCAG GTCAACCTGGGAGTCCTGGGATGAGAGGACTGATGGGTTTCAAGGGTCGTCCAGGATACACAGGCACTCAGGGGATGAAGG GTCAGAAAGGCGACTATGGGATGAAAGGGTCCCCCGGCGCTACGGGCTTATCCGGGATGAAGGGCAGCCGAGGCTTCAAAG GAGAAAAAGGGGACCATGGAATGGAAGGGCCCGCAGGTGAACAGGGCCCCCAAGGAGAAACTGGCACATGTCCTGCTTCCTGTGAGACTGTCCAAGGTCCAGAAGGCCAACAAGGCCCCCCTGGGCCAGTAGGAGCTCGAGGTCTTCCTGGGCTAAAGGGATCTGTAGGACCCAAAGGTGCAATGGGTAATAAGGGGGGCATGGGAACACCTGGTGACCCTGGGCTAAGTGGCCATAAGGGTGATCAAGGTGAGCAGGGGGTGTGTAATTGCACAGATGGAGAACATGGCTCTGATGGGAGCCAAGGAGAAATGGGGCctaaaggagagaaaggtgacaCTGGTGCCCAGGGTGTAGAGGGTCCCATTGGGCCTAAAGGCGATGAAGGCATGATGGGTCACATGGGCCCACCAGGACCCTGCTCCCCGACCATCCAGTCAGCATTCTCTGCAAGTATCAATGAGTCATTTCCTAAGCAAAATGAACCTGTTCCATTTCCAGATGTCTTCTACAACCTACAGGGGAACTTTGACCCTATCATGGGGATTTACACGGCCCCCATCAATGGCACGTATGTCTTCAGCTTCAACCTAGCAGTTTACCAAAGAACTCTTAAGGTTGGCCTGTTCCACAACTACTACCCAGTGGTCAAAAGCACAGACTCAGCTCATCAATCCACTGTAAGTCAAACCATAGTCCTTCACCTGACCAGTATGGACAAGGTGTGGCTGCAGGTTAAGGACGGCACCACTAACGGCATGTACACTAGCTATGAGAGTAGCAGCACGTTCTCTGGGTATTTGCTGTACCCAGACTCCTGTGGAATGCCTATGTTAAGGGATGTTGGGGAATCAAACAAAGGTGAAAAGGGTGTCTACAGCTGGAAGGGTCCCTAA